The Epinephelus lanceolatus isolate andai-2023 chromosome 14, ASM4190304v1, whole genome shotgun sequence genome has a window encoding:
- the LOC144466900 gene encoding uncharacterized protein LOC144466900 has protein sequence MVLPEIVQALVELAAQVDANIISESDARDRVEQVIESLAAYSAIKDSEVNEVALANLSSVLEQLDTVQPQRGRGRPAIDIPFEAIENYLLNGFKVKEIVELFGVGYQTIRRRMQSNGLRMSDMYSALSDEELDAVIAEIHQSHPNTGYRMMKSFLHARGLLVQITRVRDSLKRVDPIGNEVRAMANRTLRRRQYSVSAPNAMWHIDGNHKLIRWRFVVHGGIDGFSCLIVYLSAATNNWASTVLESFIGGINKFGLPSRVRSDKGGENIEVAQFMVEHRGENRNSHITGRSVHNQRIERLWRDVYIQVLDPFHVLFRNLEREGILNPDDESHLFALHWAFLPQLQRQLAFFMDAWNSHGLRTAGSQSPYQLWASFRNLEDPDEVEADYGIDWDGPYGFDDLGGQREQVDVPQVQLQRHLTEEDMASLPDPNVPFLDALDIYTATLQQLMQ, from the exons ATGGTGCTCCCTGAGATTGTGCAGGCACTTGTAGAATTAGCTGCCCAGGTGGATGCTAATATTATATCTGAGTCTGATGCCCGTGACCGAGTTGAGCAGGTCATAGAGAGCTTGGCTGCATACTCTGCCATCAAAGATTCAGAAGTTAATGAGGTTGCCTTAGCTAACCTCTCTTCAGTCCTGGAACAACTGGATACTGTGCAGCCTCAAAGGGGACGAGGACGACCAGCCATCGACATCCCTTTCGAGGCCATAGAGAACTATTTATTAAATGGGTTCAAAGTGAAGGAAATAGTGGAGCTGTTCGGCGTAGGCTACCAGACCATCCGTCGGAGGATGCAAAGCAACGGATTGAG aaTGTCTGACATGTATTCTGCGCTGAGTGACGAAGAGCTGGATGCCGTCATTGCAGAAATCCACCAAAGTCACCCTAACACAGGATACAGGATGATGAAGTCATTCCTTCATGCCAGGGGACTGCTAGTGCAAA TTACAAGAGTACGTGACTCCTTAAAAAGAGTGGACCCAATTGGGAATGAAGTGCGGGCCATGGCCAATCGGACACTAAGACGGAGGCAATACTCTGTTTCTGCACCAAATGCAATGTGGCACATAGATGGAAACCACAAATTAATACG CTGGAGATTTGTTGTTCATGGTGGAATAGATGGCTTCAGCTGTTTAATTGTTTATCTGTCTGCTGCAACAAACAATTGGGCATCTACTGTGTTGGAGAGCTTCATTGGTGGCATCAACAAATTTGGTTTGCCATCACGTGTGCGCTCTGACAAGGGTGGTGAAAACATAGAGGTTGCCCAATTCATGGTGGAACACAGAGGAGAGAACCGGAACTCTCACATTACTGGAAGGAGTGTCCATAACCAGCG GATAGAACGCCTATGGAGAGATGTGTACATCCAAGTCCTGGACCCATTCCATGTTCTCTTTCGAAACCTGGAGAGAGAAGGGATATTGAATCCTGATGATGAGAGTCATCTTTTTGCACTCCACTGGGCTTTTCTGCCTCAACTACAGAGGCAACTGGCCTTCTTCATGGATGCTTGGAACAGTCATGGCCTGAGAACAGCAGGTAGCCAGTCTCCCTACCAACTTTGGGCATCATTCAGAAACCTTGAGGATCCCGATGAG GTGGAGGCAGACTATGGTATTGATTGGGATGGACCGTATGGCTTTGATGACCTTGGAGGTCAAAGGGAACAAGTTGATGTACCCCAAGTGCAGCTGCAGCGACACCTGACTGAGGAGGACATGGCTAGCTTACCTGACCCCAATGTTCCCTTCTTGGATGCACTGGACATCTACACAGCCACACTACAGCAGTTGATGCAGTGA